From the Syntrophales bacterium genome, the window GGGTGATGGGACCGAATGGCGGAGGAAAGACCACTTTTCTCTCTATCATCTCCCTCCTTCTACCCCCCACTTCGGGCAAGGTCTACTTCGAGGGAACGGATACAGATCATGCCGATAAAGGTTCGCTCAGGCAGAGAATGACCCTGATCCTGCAAAATCCCTTCCTCTTCAACACCACGGTGGAGAAAAACATTGCTTACGGTCTGAGGCTTCGCGGAATTGACAGAAAAGACAGAGAAAAAAAGATAGAGGAGAGCTTGAATCTGGTCGGGCTCAATGGCTTTGGAAAGAGGAGGGCAAGAGAACTTTCCGGAGGGGAAATCCAGAGAGTGGCCATTGCCAGAGCCATAGCGCTGAACCCTGATGCATTGCTTCTCGATGAACCTACCGCCAACATAGACCAGGGAAGTGTGAATGTCTTAGAGAGAATATTGAAGGATTTGAATCAGAGGTTCGGCACTACTATTATCCTTGCCACCCACGATATAAATTACGCCTACCGCCTCTCCGATGAGGTGATTCATCTATTCGAGGGAAGGATGGCAAGGTCTCCCATAGAAAACCTGTTCAGAGGAAGCATTAAAAAGGAAAAAGGCCTTTTCCTTTTTGATACGGGCAGGATAAAGGTTGCTGTCCTTTCTGAAAGGAGTGAGTCAAACTTCATCTCCATCCCGCCTCAAGATATCATTATCTCCTTAAGTCCGGTATCCACCAGCGCCCGCAACTCATTTTCCGGCAATATCACCCAGATGTCCGACGCGGGAGATGCCGTCACTCTGGAAGTCGATGCAGGTGAGCGGTTACGGGTAAAAGTTACAAAGAAATCCTTTCAGGAGATGGGGTTAACTATAGGATCTTCTGTCTATTTGAACTTTAAAAGTTCCAGCGTTGAGGTCTTCTAAGTGGGATGATGCATCAATTTATTGGAAGCAGCAGGTCAGAATCAGTCGAAGCTTTCCGCCCACAGGGCGGGGCTTGCAGGGTGCGCTCCCGGTCAACGGAGAAGTGTTTTTCCTTGACGTGACCTTAAATAGACATTCCCAACAGTTTCCATAGATTATAATTCCTCTTGACATCCTGACACATAACAATATATAAGCGTCTACTTTACACTATATCGCGTCCCCATCGTCTAGTGGCCTAGGACACCGGCCTTTCACGCCGGTAGCCGGGGTTCGACTCCCCGTGGGGACGCCAAGTCAATTACGGAAAAGCCCTGCTCGCCAGGGCTTTTCTTATTTGTAAAGATTGGCGGGCTGTATTCCACTGCTATCCTGTCTGGATTGGATTGTGATGGAATGTATGAATTTGGAAAGGAAAAGGCGTTTTTGTTACGGCGCGGCTTCCT encodes:
- a CDS encoding ATP-binding cassette domain-containing protein, which codes for MESSQYEISNLTKVYNGKTVLDIPRLAIKKGSIFGVMGPNGGGKTTFLSIISLLLPPTSGKVYFEGTDTDHADKGSLRQRMTLILQNPFLFNTTVEKNIAYGLRLRGIDRKDREKKIEESLNLVGLNGFGKRRARELSGGEIQRVAIARAIALNPDALLLDEPTANIDQGSVNVLERILKDLNQRFGTTIILATHDINYAYRLSDEVIHLFEGRMARSPIENLFRGSIKKEKGLFLFDTGRIKVAVLSERSESNFISIPPQDIIISLSPVSTSARNSFSGNITQMSDAGDAVTLEVDAGERLRVKVTKKSFQEMGLTIGSSVYLNFKSSSVEVF